In Apteryx mantelli isolate bAptMan1 chromosome 26, bAptMan1.hap1, whole genome shotgun sequence, a single window of DNA contains:
- the GABRD gene encoding gamma-aminobutyric acid receptor subunit delta isoform X2, which yields MEFLTWLFPTLVLLCTQQHRCIRAMNDIGDYIGSNIEISWLPNLDDLMKGYARNFRPGIGGPPVNVALAIEVASIDHISEVNMEYTMTVFLHQSWRDDRLSYNHTNETLGLDSRFVDKLWLPDTFIVNAKSAWFHDVTVENKLIRLQPDGVILYSIRITSTVACDMDLSKYPMDEQECMLDLESYGYSSEDIVYHWSENQEEIHGLDKLQLAQFTITNYRFTTEMMNFKSGQFPRLSLHFHLRRNRGVYIIQSYVPSILLVAMSWVSFWISQSAVPARVSLGITTVLTMTTLMVSARSSLPRASAIKALDVYFWICYVFVFAALVEYAFAHFNADYMKKQKNKIKARRRSGEINVKNAIVLFSLSIAGVNQELAISNRQHRIPRSLPGSYGTVEIETGETKQQHEMKLDKKSGLKSLFKPIDADTIDIYARAVFPAAFAAVNVIYWVAYTM from the exons AGCTATGAATGACATTGGAGATTACATAGGTTCCAACATCGAAATATCCTGGTTGCCGAACCTGGATGATTTGATGAAAGGGTATGCACGTAATTTCAGGCCTGGGATTGGAG GTCCTCCTGTTAATGTTGCTCTTGCAATTGAAGTAGCCAGCATTGACCACATCTCAGAAGTTAACATG GAATATACCATGACAGTGTTTTTGCACCAGAGCTGGAGAGATGACCGTCTGTCTTACAACCACACCAATGAAACTTTGGGTTTAGACAGCCGGTTTGTGGACAAGCTCTGGTTGCCAGATACTTTCATAGTAAATGCCAAGTCTGCCTGGTTCCATGATGTGACTGTGGAAAACAAACTTATCAGGCTCCAGCCAGATGGAGTCATTTTATACAGCATCAG GATTACCTCAACAGTGGCCTGTGACATGGACCTTTCCAAGTATCCAATGGATGAACAAGAATGCATGTTGGATTTGGAGAGCT ATGGCTACTCTTCAGAGGATATCGTCTACCACTGGTCAGAAAACCAGGAGGAGATCCATGGGCTGGATAAGCTGCAGCTTGCTCAATTCACAATTACCAATTACCGGTTCACAACAGAAATGATGAACTTTAAATCTG GTCAGTTTCCCAGGCTCAGTCTCCACTTCCACCTTCGGCGAAATCGAGGCGTTTACATCATTCAATCTTATGTTCCTTCTATCTTACTAGTGGCTATGTCATGGGTATCCTTCTGGATCAGTCAGTCAGCTGTGCCCGCCAGAGTGTCATTAG GTATAACTACAGTTCTTACTATGACTACACTGATGGTCAGTGCCAGATCTTCACTTCCACGAGCATCTGCCATCAAGGCACTTGATGTTTACTTCTGGATTTGCTATGTATTTGTCTTTGCTGCACTGGTGGAATATGCATTTGCACATTTCAATGCTGACTacatgaaaaagcaaaagaacaagATAAAGGCGAGAAGGCGGAGTGGAGAG ATAAATGTGAAGAATGCcattgttttattttccctttccatAGCTGGTGTGAACCAGGAACTGGCCATTTCCAACAGGCAGCACCGAATTCCCAGAAGCCTGCCTGGATCGTATGGCACAGTAGAAATAGAAACTGGAGAGACGAAACAGCAGCATGAAATGAAACTGGATAAGAAGAGTGGTCTGAAGTCCCTCTTTAAGCCCATTGATGCTGATACCATTGATATATATGCCAGAGCCGTGTTTCCAGCAGCCTTTGCAGCAGTCAATGTTATATACTGGGTTGCTTACACAATGTAA
- the GABRD gene encoding gamma-aminobutyric acid receptor subunit delta isoform X3 — translation MEFLTWLFPTLVLLCTQQHRCIRAMNDIGDYIGSNIEISWLPNLDDLMKGYARNFRPGIGGPPVNVALAIEVASIDHISEVNMEYTMTVFLHQSWRDDRLSYNHTNETLGLDSRFVDKLWLPDTFIVNAKSAWFHDVTVENKLIRLQPDGVILYSIRITSTVACDMDLSKYPMDEQECMLDLESYGYSSEDIVYHWSENQEEIHGLDKLQLAQFTITNYRFTTEMMNFKSGITTVLTMTTLMVSARSSLPRASAIKALDVYFWICYVFVFAALVEYAFAHFNADYMKKQKNKIKARRRSGEINVKNAIVLFSLSIAGVNQELAISNRQHRIPRSLPGSYGTVEIETGETKQQHEMKLDKKSGLKSLFKPIDADTIDIYARAVFPAAFAAVNVIYWVAYTM, via the exons AGCTATGAATGACATTGGAGATTACATAGGTTCCAACATCGAAATATCCTGGTTGCCGAACCTGGATGATTTGATGAAAGGGTATGCACGTAATTTCAGGCCTGGGATTGGAG GTCCTCCTGTTAATGTTGCTCTTGCAATTGAAGTAGCCAGCATTGACCACATCTCAGAAGTTAACATG GAATATACCATGACAGTGTTTTTGCACCAGAGCTGGAGAGATGACCGTCTGTCTTACAACCACACCAATGAAACTTTGGGTTTAGACAGCCGGTTTGTGGACAAGCTCTGGTTGCCAGATACTTTCATAGTAAATGCCAAGTCTGCCTGGTTCCATGATGTGACTGTGGAAAACAAACTTATCAGGCTCCAGCCAGATGGAGTCATTTTATACAGCATCAG GATTACCTCAACAGTGGCCTGTGACATGGACCTTTCCAAGTATCCAATGGATGAACAAGAATGCATGTTGGATTTGGAGAGCT ATGGCTACTCTTCAGAGGATATCGTCTACCACTGGTCAGAAAACCAGGAGGAGATCCATGGGCTGGATAAGCTGCAGCTTGCTCAATTCACAATTACCAATTACCGGTTCACAACAGAAATGATGAACTTTAAATCTG GTATAACTACAGTTCTTACTATGACTACACTGATGGTCAGTGCCAGATCTTCACTTCCACGAGCATCTGCCATCAAGGCACTTGATGTTTACTTCTGGATTTGCTATGTATTTGTCTTTGCTGCACTGGTGGAATATGCATTTGCACATTTCAATGCTGACTacatgaaaaagcaaaagaacaagATAAAGGCGAGAAGGCGGAGTGGAGAG ATAAATGTGAAGAATGCcattgttttattttccctttccatAGCTGGTGTGAACCAGGAACTGGCCATTTCCAACAGGCAGCACCGAATTCCCAGAAGCCTGCCTGGATCGTATGGCACAGTAGAAATAGAAACTGGAGAGACGAAACAGCAGCATGAAATGAAACTGGATAAGAAGAGTGGTCTGAAGTCCCTCTTTAAGCCCATTGATGCTGATACCATTGATATATATGCCAGAGCCGTGTTTCCAGCAGCCTTTGCAGCAGTCAATGTTATATACTGGGTTGCTTACACAATGTAA
- the GABRD gene encoding gamma-aminobutyric acid receptor subunit delta isoform X1 — MEFLTWLFPTLVLLCTQQHRCIRAMNDIGDYIGSNIEISWLPNLDDLMKGYARNFRPGIGGPPVNVALAIEVASIDHISEVNMEYTMTVFLHQSWRDDRLSYNHTNETLGLDSRFVDKLWLPDTFIVNAKSAWFHDVTVENKLIRLQPDGVILYSIRITSTVACDMDLSKYPMDEQECMLDLESYGYSSEDIVYHWSENQEEIHGLDKLQLAQFTITNYRFTTEMMNFKSAGQFPRLSLHFHLRRNRGVYIIQSYVPSILLVAMSWVSFWISQSAVPARVSLGITTVLTMTTLMVSARSSLPRASAIKALDVYFWICYVFVFAALVEYAFAHFNADYMKKQKNKIKARRRSGEINVKNAIVLFSLSIAGVNQELAISNRQHRIPRSLPGSYGTVEIETGETKQQHEMKLDKKSGLKSLFKPIDADTIDIYARAVFPAAFAAVNVIYWVAYTM, encoded by the exons AGCTATGAATGACATTGGAGATTACATAGGTTCCAACATCGAAATATCCTGGTTGCCGAACCTGGATGATTTGATGAAAGGGTATGCACGTAATTTCAGGCCTGGGATTGGAG GTCCTCCTGTTAATGTTGCTCTTGCAATTGAAGTAGCCAGCATTGACCACATCTCAGAAGTTAACATG GAATATACCATGACAGTGTTTTTGCACCAGAGCTGGAGAGATGACCGTCTGTCTTACAACCACACCAATGAAACTTTGGGTTTAGACAGCCGGTTTGTGGACAAGCTCTGGTTGCCAGATACTTTCATAGTAAATGCCAAGTCTGCCTGGTTCCATGATGTGACTGTGGAAAACAAACTTATCAGGCTCCAGCCAGATGGAGTCATTTTATACAGCATCAG GATTACCTCAACAGTGGCCTGTGACATGGACCTTTCCAAGTATCCAATGGATGAACAAGAATGCATGTTGGATTTGGAGAGCT ATGGCTACTCTTCAGAGGATATCGTCTACCACTGGTCAGAAAACCAGGAGGAGATCCATGGGCTGGATAAGCTGCAGCTTGCTCAATTCACAATTACCAATTACCGGTTCACAACAGAAATGATGAACTTTAAATCTG CAGGTCAGTTTCCCAGGCTCAGTCTCCACTTCCACCTTCGGCGAAATCGAGGCGTTTACATCATTCAATCTTATGTTCCTTCTATCTTACTAGTGGCTATGTCATGGGTATCCTTCTGGATCAGTCAGTCAGCTGTGCCCGCCAGAGTGTCATTAG GTATAACTACAGTTCTTACTATGACTACACTGATGGTCAGTGCCAGATCTTCACTTCCACGAGCATCTGCCATCAAGGCACTTGATGTTTACTTCTGGATTTGCTATGTATTTGTCTTTGCTGCACTGGTGGAATATGCATTTGCACATTTCAATGCTGACTacatgaaaaagcaaaagaacaagATAAAGGCGAGAAGGCGGAGTGGAGAG ATAAATGTGAAGAATGCcattgttttattttccctttccatAGCTGGTGTGAACCAGGAACTGGCCATTTCCAACAGGCAGCACCGAATTCCCAGAAGCCTGCCTGGATCGTATGGCACAGTAGAAATAGAAACTGGAGAGACGAAACAGCAGCATGAAATGAAACTGGATAAGAAGAGTGGTCTGAAGTCCCTCTTTAAGCCCATTGATGCTGATACCATTGATATATATGCCAGAGCCGTGTTTCCAGCAGCCTTTGCAGCAGTCAATGTTATATACTGGGTTGCTTACACAATGTAA